The Campylobacter sp. genome contains the following window.
CCTAAAGCGCGTCGTTTTCGTGGGCAAAGGGCTTACTTACGACAGCGGCGGGCTAAGTTTGAAGCCGAGCGATTATATGCTTACGATGAAAAGCGACAAAAGCGGCGCGCTTGCTGCAATGGGTATCATCAAGGGCGCTGCCGAGCTCGAGCTGCCGTTTGAGATACACGCGGTTATCGGCGCTACCGAAAATATGATCGGCGGCGATTCGTATAAGCCCGACGACGTGCTACTTAGCCGCAGCGGCGTGAGTATCGAGGTTCGAAACACCGACGCGGAGGGGCGGCTCGTGCTTGCCGACTGCCTAAGCTACGCGCAGGATCTTGCCCCCGATCTGCTAATCGATATGGCGACGCTAACCGGCGCTTGCGTCGTGGGCCTGGGCGAATACACGAGCGGTATAATGGGAAACAGCGAGGAGCTAAAGCGTAAATTTAAAGATCTTAGCAGCTGCAGCGGCGAGCTATTTAGCATTTTGGAATTTAACGATTATCTGCGCGAGCTAATCAAAAGCAGTATCGCAGACGTTTCCAACTGCGCTTCCAGCAGGTACGGCGGCGCGATAACCGCGGGGCTATTTTTGGATAAATTTATAAAAGACGAGTATAAAGATAGGTGGCTTCACCTCGATATCGCGGGTCCTGCGTATCTGGAAAAGGCGTGGGGCTATTACGCGGCAGGCGCGACGGGTGCGGGCGTAAGAGCGAGCCTATACTTCTTGCAGGCTCTAGCCAAAGAGCTAAAGGACGCGTAGATGGGGCTTTCAGTAGGGATCGTAGGGCTTCCGAACGTCGGTAAATCCACTACCTTTAACGCACTTAGCGGCGCGCAAAACGCACAGGCGCAGAACTATCCGTTCTGTACGATCGAGCCTAATAAGGCGGTCGTGCCCGTACCCGATGCCAGGCTCGGCAAGCTGGCGGAGATCGTTAAGCCCGGTCGCATCGTGCATTCGACTATTGAGTTTGTAGATATCGCGGGTCTAGTGCGTGGAGCTAGCAAAGGCGAGGGGCTGGGGAATAAATTTCTTTCAAATATCCGCGAGTGCGAGATTATCCTTCATATCGTGCGCTGCTTCGAAAGCGGCGACATAACCCACGTCGAAGGCTGCGTCGATCCTATCCGCGACATCGAGATCATCGAAACCGAGCTGATTTTAGCGGACATCGAGCAGCTTGGACGCAAGATCGAGCGTCTCAGTAAGGAAGCCAAAACAAATCAAAAGGGCGCTAAAGAGGCGCTAGCCGTAGCAAACGAGCTTTTGGCGCATCTAAACGACGGCAAGCCCGCTTCAAATTTCGCGCTCAAAGAGGATGAAAGCTACATCGCTTTAAATCGCGAGCTGCGCCTGCTTAGCGCCAAGGACGTAATCTACGGCGCAAATGTGGACGAAGACGGAATCGCGCAGGATAACGAATATGTCGCGCGCGTAAGAGAATACGCAAACGCCCGCGGCGCGGAGGTGATCAAGCTCTGCGCCAAGATCGAAGAGGAACTCATAGGCTTAAGCGACGAGGAGACGCACGAGATGCTGCAGAGCCTAGGCGCGCAGCAAAGCGGGCTGGAGCTCATCATCAAGCGCTCCTTTGCGAAGCTCAGCCTCATCAGCTACTTTACCGCCGGCGAGATGGAGGTGCGCGCGTGGACGATCACGAAGGGCTGGAAGGCTCCGAAGGCCGCGAGCGTGATCCACAACGACTTTGAGCGCGGATTTATCAGAGCCGAGGTGATCGGATTTGACGATTTTATCGCGTGCGGCGGCGAGAGTAGGGCGAAAGAAGCGGGCAAAATGCGCCTTGAGGGCAAGGATTACGTCGTGCAAGACGGCGACGTGATGCACTTTAGATTTAATGTTTAAAATTTGTTTTTAGGTGTGTTGAAATTTGGTCTGCGCTAGCCTCAAAATTTAGTAAATTTTGGTTCAAACGCGAGTTTAATAAAATTTTGATTTTTGCGAGCAGCGGATTTTAGCTGAAATTTGTATCGCTAGAACAAAACGAAACTTGTGCGCTAAAATATCGTTAAAATTTCGAGGTCAAATTTAATCGGCTTTGCTTGCGTAAAATTTTACGCAAGCAAAAAGTTGCACTGCGCTGGATTTGCGCTTAAATTCGCCTAGCAAATACGTCTAAGAAATACTTCCAAAATCGCGCCAAAATTTATATACGGCGAAAACTGCGCGTAAATTTTAAAAGGCAAATTTTACTAAGATCTCAAAGCTCGTATCTGCGCGCGATAGAATTTGAGCTATATATTTAAATTTACGGCTTGTAATTTGATATCTGGCGATTTTTAAATTTTATGATCTTAAATTTAAATGTTGCTTGGTCTGCGATGCGGATACCGTGCGTAAAGCTAGCCATATTAAATTTGCCGCCGATAAGCGTGGCGGAATTTAGCGAAAATTTAAAATCAAGCTCGCGATTAGTCCATCTTGCCGCACGAAATTCAGAGTCGCGGAATTTTGTCGCGTAGAATTCCGTCACGCCGCAGAGCCTTGTGGGAAAGATGAGCGGGTTTTTCTAGCGCCGAGCAAACAAGCGCCTAGCAAGCGGCGCGAAATTTAAACTTAATTTTGGAGGATTATGCAAAATAAGCAGCCCTGTATCGAAGGCAGGATAGAAAACTTGTACGTCCGCGTCCTTAGGCAGGAGATCGAGACGCTCGTGCTTTTTGAGATCGGCGGCGTTCGCTTTCGTATGCGTTGCAGGGCGTTCTCGTTTAAGCAGGGCGATTTAGTGCGCGTAAAATACTGCAAGCAGGGATATTTAGGTAGCCTCGTCGCCTTGGAAGTCGAGCGCCGCAGAACGCCTTTGGAATATGCCCGCGATTTTGCGTTGAGCGCGTTGGATGCCGTAAAACGCACGCTATCTTTAGCTTGGGACATTTTGATTACGTTCGGTCTGATCTTTTTCGTCACGACGGTATTTTACGCGATCTATTTTACGTTCGCAAAAGACGCATTCCCAAACCTAAGCGATTTTTTCTACACTTGTGCGGGGCTTGCGCTCGTTGCGATGATAATTCTGGCATACGTTTACACGATCGTCTGCGCTATTGAAAGGCGCGCACCTCGTTTGACACGGATATTTTTGACATGCACCTACTTTGCTATATTCCTTATGCTTTTTACTGCCGTTTTTATCATCGCGCTTGCGGTATTGCTTTATATTTGCGATATTTTGGGCTTTGGGGATTATTTCTTTTCTTGTTTAGTGCTCGCATTCGTGTGTTCGTATCTGGTTTGCTCCACTTGCATGCAAAAACTCTCATCATGGCGCAAGCGTCGTAAAAAATAGCGCTACTCCGCCGCATAAATACACAGCGCGGAATTTCATAATTACGTCGCTTTAAATTTTGCATAGCAGAATTTCGCGCCGTGCTATAAATTTTATGCGCCGCGAAATTTTGAAATTCCGTTTCGCATAAATACGGCAAGCGGCAAAATTCTATCTTACGAGTAAACCATACCGCGTTGCGGCATTGATAATCTAATCGTTTATTTCGCCAAATTAACCCATGCCGCCGCAAATTTTATGCTTTTAAATTTCACGCAGAATCTTTCGCGACTAAAAAATACCCCGCAGAGCCGCTGTGCCCTCTACGTGCCTGTACGGCAAGAAAAAATGCACGAAGTTTGTGCAAGCGCCCCCAGACACGCATATTTCGGCGCTCAGTCTGTGTTTGACATGCGCAGAATCGAGATCAGGTATCTCTAATTCGCCGCTTTTGTAACCGCTATAGCCCATCTCTATCGGCACCTCTAGCTCATCCTTTTCAAACACGACACGCCCGCTTTGCACCTGCTCGAGTTTGATATTTTTCAGCACGATCCTGGGCACGCTCACGTGCTCAAAATTTATACTTAGTTCATACGGGGCGCCGGTCGAGTTGTCGTCCGAGAAGTCGGGCTTCGGCTCGCGCTCGTCGCGCCATGATCGTCCGCCGATAGTGGTAGCTCTTAAGCGGGCGCTGATGCTAAAATCTTCTAGATCCAGCGAAGCGCTGCTAAAATCACGGATGAGCGCCCATGATACGACGGTACGGCCGAAAAATTTATCGGCGATCATATATGTGCCAAAAAGCGAGCTTATGACCACCCAAAACAGAAATA
Protein-coding sequences here:
- the ychF gene encoding redox-regulated ATPase YchF yields the protein MGLSVGIVGLPNVGKSTTFNALSGAQNAQAQNYPFCTIEPNKAVVPVPDARLGKLAEIVKPGRIVHSTIEFVDIAGLVRGASKGEGLGNKFLSNIRECEIILHIVRCFESGDITHVEGCVDPIRDIEIIETELILADIEQLGRKIERLSKEAKTNQKGAKEALAVANELLAHLNDGKPASNFALKEDESYIALNRELRLLSAKDVIYGANVDEDGIAQDNEYVARVREYANARGAEVIKLCAKIEEELIGLSDEETHEMLQSLGAQQSGLELIIKRSFAKLSLISYFTAGEMEVRAWTITKGWKAPKAASVIHNDFERGFIRAEVIGFDDFIACGGESRAKEAGKMRLEGKDYVVQDGDVMHFRFNV
- a CDS encoding leucyl aminopeptidase, which translates into the protein MKVKLLDRKINEIEADFEVILVVDKNLNHEFIKDADKFALFNYKGEGNLLLAESGRLYVGVKALEYDRVRTALASAYNALKGYAIKNFKIAFYKCGCDRRSTMAMVEGVLLGGYEFNKYKSDKKNSSLNEILISTQEYGGSSPDVQKMNYGVQQGTVIANAANFARDGVNEIPEIYTPEKMASEAEILASNYDDVSVKIYDEDFLREQNMNAFLAVNRSSAHPPRLIHLIYKPQRCLKRVVFVGKGLTYDSGGLSLKPSDYMLTMKSDKSGALAAMGIIKGAAELELPFEIHAVIGATENMIGGDSYKPDDVLLSRSGVSIEVRNTDAEGRLVLADCLSYAQDLAPDLLIDMATLTGACVVGLGEYTSGIMGNSEELKRKFKDLSSCSGELFSILEFNDYLRELIKSSIADVSNCASSRYGGAITAGLFLDKFIKDEYKDRWLHLDIAGPAYLEKAWGYYAAGATGAGVRASLYFLQALAKELKDA